In the genome of Bacillus sp. S3, one region contains:
- a CDS encoding sensor histidine kinase, whose product MLTVETFSLHIMIAALSPLLGAFTLLFLFIFEKRIDLLEKQKREIALERELQTALYNQLNQEIQPHFFFNTLNSILSLARLDRKTELIQSIETLSKLLKFKYQTNNTFITFEEELTYVNYYLEIQKIRFRDRLHYEIFIDPDVNQAVTIPFLIQTFVENAFKHSFEKYIGEAFLKTSIVKKEKAVHITVWNSSPDQYKEHSHERGLGLENITKRLELLFPAGQTSVQLINSDEGSSVLAIFPFVHKSEM is encoded by the coding sequence ATGCTAACTGTTGAAACTTTCTCCCTTCATATAATGATCGCAGCCCTATCCCCATTGCTAGGGGCTTTTACATTACTTTTTTTATTTATTTTTGAAAAAAGAATTGACTTATTAGAAAAGCAAAAGAGAGAAATTGCTTTAGAAAGAGAGTTGCAAACCGCACTTTATAATCAATTAAATCAAGAAATTCAGCCGCATTTCTTTTTTAATACCTTAAATTCAATATTAAGTTTAGCAAGGCTCGATCGAAAAACAGAGTTAATTCAATCAATTGAAACTCTGTCAAAGCTGCTTAAATTTAAATACCAAACAAATAATACATTTATTACCTTTGAAGAAGAGTTAACCTATGTCAATTATTATTTGGAAATACAAAAGATTCGATTTAGGGACAGACTGCATTATGAAATTTTCATCGATCCAGATGTAAACCAAGCAGTTACGATTCCATTTTTAATTCAAACCTTTGTTGAAAATGCCTTCAAACATTCTTTTGAAAAATATATTGGCGAAGCCTTCTTAAAAACATCGATTGTAAAAAAAGAAAAAGCAGTCCACATAACGGTGTGGAACAGCTCACCTGATCAGTATAAGGAACACTCTCATGAAAGAGGACTCGGTTTAGAGAACATTACAAAAAGGCTTGAGCTTTTATTTCCAGCTGGTCAAACGTCTGTACAATTAATCAACTCAGATGAAGGTTCAAGCGTTTTAGCTATATTTCCGTTTGTACATAAGTCAGAGATGTAA
- the ltrA gene encoding group II intron reverse transcriptase/maturase, translating into MNQALKFKWHSIYGQILFDRKLKAAWEKVEANKGSGGIDGETIDSYRYRLEENLDSLLQKLRKKEYKPSPVRRHYIPKKNGKKRPLGIPNIEDRIVQQALVNVLQPKFEKGIFHKWSCGYRPNVGPERVLQIILANIEQGYNYIFDADIKGFFDNIPHKNLIKVLNKYIADGTVLDMIWLWLKAGYMEEGKYHLTDSGTPQGGVISPLLANVYLNELDWTWAEHKFRFVRFADDFLIFAKSEEDIKKAAEITEDKLAELGLELASEKTKIVNFDDDDFDFMGFTFEHWRKRKKDGKPYYIAKPKEATWKDFRQKIKDKTRKTLTLSKEKWIDQVNPVIRGKVNYFLTIYKAIKANEEHGFASSCFFKAFGKELQAIDGYIRQRLRVSMIHAHPSQRKGHAMKTKWNNKFFAMIGLIPSYWYYYHKIYGFSLESYILRMKEKQQEKQEKRVLKAKEQGQEYYTPDLVRKMKYAQRLATY; encoded by the coding sequence ATGAATCAAGCGTTAAAATTCAAATGGCATAGTATTTACGGACAAATTCTTTTCGACAGAAAACTAAAAGCTGCTTGGGAAAAAGTAGAAGCCAATAAAGGGTCTGGTGGTATTGATGGCGAAACGATTGACAGTTATAGATACCGTCTAGAAGAAAATTTAGATTCGCTTTTACAAAAGTTAAGAAAGAAAGAATACAAACCTTCCCCAGTAAGAAGGCACTACATTCCCAAGAAAAATGGCAAAAAGAGACCTCTAGGCATACCAAATATAGAAGACCGAATTGTCCAACAGGCTTTGGTAAACGTTCTTCAGCCGAAATTTGAAAAGGGTATTTTCCACAAATGGTCATGTGGGTACAGACCTAATGTAGGACCAGAGCGTGTTCTACAAATAATCCTTGCAAATATCGAACAAGGTTACAATTACATCTTCGATGCAGACATTAAAGGATTTTTCGATAATATTCCACACAAAAATCTAATAAAAGTCTTAAACAAATACATTGCAGATGGAACTGTGTTAGATATGATATGGCTGTGGTTAAAGGCGGGATATATGGAAGAAGGAAAATATCATTTAACTGATTCTGGGACTCCGCAAGGAGGAGTCATCTCGCCACTACTTGCGAACGTTTATCTAAATGAACTTGACTGGACTTGGGCAGAACATAAATTTCGATTTGTAAGATTCGCTGACGACTTCTTGATATTTGCTAAATCAGAAGAAGATATTAAAAAGGCGGCTGAGATTACGGAAGATAAATTAGCCGAACTCGGTCTGGAGCTTGCATCGGAGAAAACAAAGATTGTAAATTTTGATGACGATGACTTCGACTTTATGGGATTTACGTTTGAACACTGGAGAAAACGTAAAAAGGATGGTAAGCCATACTATATCGCCAAACCAAAAGAAGCTACTTGGAAGGATTTTCGACAGAAAATCAAAGATAAAACCAGGAAAACTCTAACCCTAAGCAAGGAAAAATGGATTGACCAAGTAAATCCTGTAATACGAGGTAAGGTTAACTATTTTCTAACCATATATAAAGCGATTAAAGCGAATGAAGAACATGGATTTGCAAGTTCATGTTTCTTTAAAGCATTCGGGAAAGAGTTACAAGCGATAGATGGCTATATTCGGCAAAGACTAAGAGTATCCATGATACATGCCCATCCAAGCCAAAGAAAAGGTCATGCCATGAAAACGAAGTGGAATAATAAATTCTTTGCGATGATAGGTCTCATCCCTTCATATTGGTATTATTATCATAAAATATACGGTTTTTCCTTAGAAAGCTACATTCTTCGAATGAAAGAGAAGCAACAAGAGAAACAGGAGAAAAGAGTTCTTAAAGCAAAAGAACAAGGTCAAGAGTATTATACTCCCGACCTTGTTCGTAAAATGAAATATGCACAAAGATTAGCAACGTACTGA
- a CDS encoding ABC transporter ATP-binding protein yields MQAAADKKVLLQVDHLKQYFPVKTDSLFKPKAYVKAVDDVSFQLYEGETLSIVGESGCGKSTTGRAILRLDEPTDGKVYYSGKDILGLNKREMRKLRGDLQVIFQDPFASLNPRQTVKQILNEAMAIQDVVVKTKRMDRMLELLGYVGLPPEALDRYPHEFSGGQRQRIGIARALAVNPKLIICDEAVSALDVSIQAQILNLLKKLQNQFGLTFLFISHDLSVVRHISDRVMVMYLGKVVEISDKKDLFDRALHPYTQALLSSIPVPNPGLKRERVILKGDVPSPINPPSGCRFHTRCPVATEKCRTEEPELRELGTNHFVSCHYAEKMT; encoded by the coding sequence ATGCAGGCTGCAGCAGATAAGAAAGTGTTATTACAAGTCGATCATTTAAAGCAATATTTCCCTGTAAAAACAGACTCACTCTTTAAACCAAAAGCCTATGTTAAAGCAGTAGATGACGTCTCATTCCAACTCTATGAAGGCGAGACATTAAGTATCGTTGGTGAATCGGGCTGCGGTAAATCAACAACAGGACGTGCAATATTAAGACTTGATGAACCTACAGATGGAAAGGTTTATTATTCCGGGAAAGACATTTTAGGCCTTAATAAAAGAGAAATGAGAAAGCTTAGAGGAGATTTACAGGTTATTTTTCAGGATCCTTTTGCCTCACTTAACCCCCGGCAAACCGTAAAGCAAATTTTAAATGAAGCGATGGCCATTCAAGATGTAGTAGTAAAAACAAAAAGAATGGATAGAATGCTTGAATTACTCGGTTACGTCGGTCTGCCCCCAGAGGCTCTTGACCGCTACCCTCATGAATTTAGCGGCGGACAGCGGCAACGAATAGGGATTGCAAGAGCACTGGCGGTTAATCCTAAATTAATTATTTGTGATGAAGCCGTTTCCGCTTTGGATGTATCTATCCAAGCACAAATCTTAAATCTGTTAAAAAAGCTGCAAAATCAGTTCGGATTAACCTTTCTATTCATCTCTCACGATTTGAGTGTAGTAAGACATATCTCGGATCGGGTAATGGTCATGTATCTAGGTAAAGTGGTTGAAATATCCGATAAAAAAGATTTATTCGACAGAGCGCTACACCCATATACTCAGGCATTGTTATCATCCATTCCCGTACCAAATCCGGGTTTAAAACGGGAGCGTGTAATTCTAAAAGGAGATGTTCCCTCCCCTATTAATCCACCGAGTGGATGCCGCTTCCATACGCGCTGCCCAGTTGCGACGGAGAAATGCAGAACGGAAGAACCGGAATTAAGGGAATTAGGAACGAATCATTTTGTCAGCTGCCACTACGCTGAAAAAATGACGTAA
- a CDS encoding ABC transporter ATP-binding protein, translating into MTKNNNPILEVKGLKTHFFTKRGVSKAVDGIDFTLHKGETLGIVGESGCGKSMTSLSILRLIPSPPGKIAGGQVLFKGKDLVTMSEDEMRKIRGNEISMIFQEPMTSLNPVIPVGEQIAEALRLHQKMGRKAAWDKAVEMLKLVGIPSPEKRAKQEPFQLSGGMRQRVMIAMALACTPEVLIADEPTTALDVTIQAQILDLIKDLQNKLGMGVVMITHDLGVVAETCDTVAVMYAGNIIEHAPTEKIFADPKHPYTQGLLESLPKIHEDQEELQTIEGSVPSPYNMPTGCRFATRCPYQQPLCHQKQPELIEQNDGVKVRCWMYTDQWTDKVIKEEAENNAGCSR; encoded by the coding sequence GTGACCAAGAATAACAACCCAATTTTAGAGGTAAAAGGATTAAAAACACATTTCTTTACAAAACGTGGCGTGAGTAAAGCGGTAGATGGCATTGATTTCACTTTGCATAAAGGGGAAACTTTGGGGATTGTTGGTGAATCCGGCTGTGGGAAAAGTATGACATCTCTCTCCATCCTCCGCTTAATCCCCTCTCCTCCTGGGAAAATTGCCGGAGGACAGGTTTTATTTAAAGGAAAAGATTTGGTAACGATGTCAGAGGATGAAATGCGAAAAATTAGAGGGAATGAAATCTCAATGATTTTCCAAGAGCCAATGACCTCGTTAAATCCTGTCATTCCTGTTGGTGAGCAAATTGCCGAAGCATTAAGATTGCATCAAAAAATGGGACGAAAAGCGGCGTGGGATAAGGCAGTCGAAATGTTAAAGCTTGTTGGAATCCCTTCACCTGAAAAAAGAGCAAAACAAGAACCGTTCCAGTTAAGCGGCGGAATGCGTCAGCGTGTAATGATTGCAATGGCACTTGCTTGTACCCCAGAGGTTTTAATTGCTGACGAACCAACAACAGCCTTGGATGTGACCATCCAAGCACAGATACTAGATTTGATTAAAGACTTGCAAAATAAGTTGGGAATGGGTGTCGTTATGATCACCCATGATTTAGGTGTTGTTGCAGAAACGTGTGATACAGTTGCAGTTATGTATGCAGGCAATATTATTGAACATGCACCGACTGAGAAGATTTTTGCCGATCCAAAACATCCATATACCCAAGGTTTACTAGAATCACTTCCTAAGATTCATGAAGATCAGGAAGAACTGCAAACAATAGAAGGCAGTGTTCCAAGTCCATACAATATGCCAACAGGCTGCCGCTTTGCTACAAGATGCCCTTATCAACAACCGCTTTGTCATCAGAAGCAGCCAGAGTTGATTGAGCAGAATGATGGTGTAAAGGTTCGGTGTTGGATGTATACTGATCAATGGACTGATAAAGTTATAAAAGAGGAGGCTGAAAATAATGCAGGCTGCAGCAGATAA
- the nikB gene encoding nickel ABC transporter permease, which yields MLMFIIRRLLQTIPVVIGVTFVVFFIMQLVPGDPAVLLAGEGASKETIEAIREQLGLNRPLFVQYLDYLMSIFRGDFGVSLKNSQPVLDEILVRLPITIELAFFSILITVVLGMAAGIISAIKPYSLTDTSVMIVALLGISLPSFWFGLMMMYFFSVKLQILPVAGWDSILHIILPALTLGAGGAAIVARMTRSSMLEVIRQDYIRTARAKGLRERVIVYKHALRNALIPVITVVGLQFGALLGGTVLVESIFAINGLGRMIVDSIRMRDLPMVQGGVLVASLVFVIVNLLVDVMYRFFNKRIELN from the coding sequence ATGTTGATGTTTATCATACGCCGTTTATTGCAAACAATCCCAGTTGTTATAGGGGTCACATTTGTTGTGTTCTTTATTATGCAGCTAGTTCCGGGTGACCCTGCTGTATTACTTGCTGGTGAAGGAGCTTCGAAAGAAACCATTGAAGCCATTCGTGAACAATTAGGGTTAAACCGACCATTATTTGTCCAATATTTAGATTATTTAATGAGCATTTTCAGAGGTGATTTTGGGGTTTCACTTAAGAATAGTCAGCCAGTCCTCGATGAAATATTAGTAAGATTGCCGATCACAATCGAGCTTGCCTTTTTTAGTATTCTGATAACAGTCGTTTTAGGCATGGCTGCAGGAATAATATCTGCCATTAAGCCTTATTCCCTTACTGATACAAGCGTTATGATCGTAGCTCTTTTAGGTATCTCGTTACCCAGCTTTTGGTTCGGCTTAATGATGATGTATTTCTTCTCAGTTAAGCTGCAAATCCTTCCTGTAGCCGGTTGGGATAGCATCCTCCATATCATCCTTCCAGCCCTTACATTGGGTGCGGGTGGGGCAGCAATCGTTGCTAGAATGACAAGATCAAGTATGCTCGAGGTCATTCGTCAGGATTATATCCGGACTGCTCGTGCGAAGGGTCTTCGCGAACGGGTGATTGTTTATAAGCATGCCTTACGTAATGCGTTAATTCCAGTCATTACAGTAGTTGGTTTACAATTTGGTGCTTTGCTTGGCGGAACGGTTCTGGTTGAATCAATCTTTGCGATTAATGGACTAGGGAGAATGATTGTGGATTCGATTCGTATGCGTGATTTACCAATGGTTCAAGGCGGAGTATTAGTAGCCTCATTAGTTTTCGTAATCGTGAATTTATTAGTCGATGTAATGTATCGCTTCTTCAATAAGCGGATTGAATTAAATTAA
- a CDS encoding ABC transporter permease, which translates to MIQPKESKLREFLSILMLNKAAMVGAIIILFYIVVALFAPLLAPYDPYEIKLENKLMPPSADHWMGTDDKGRDILSRILYGSRLSMGIGFAAVIFGAFFGIILGLVAGYFGKWVDSTIMRIMDILLAFPGILLALAIISALGPGLLNVTIAVGAYSIPLFARIVRGSTLEVKRLEYIDAIRSLGANDLTIIFKHILPNILSPIIVQGTLRLATVILSAAGLSFLGLGAQPPSPEWGTMLSSGRDFLFSAPYIAIFPGLAISILVLGFNIFGDGLRDAFDPRMKK; encoded by the coding sequence ATGATTCAACCGAAAGAATCAAAATTAAGAGAATTCTTATCTATTTTAATGTTAAATAAAGCGGCAATGGTCGGTGCAATCATTATTCTTTTCTATATTGTTGTGGCGCTATTCGCACCACTCTTAGCTCCATATGATCCCTATGAGATTAAATTGGAAAATAAACTGATGCCTCCGTCAGCTGATCACTGGATGGGAACCGATGATAAAGGAAGAGATATTTTAAGTAGAATTCTCTATGGTTCAAGACTATCAATGGGTATTGGGTTTGCCGCAGTAATCTTTGGTGCATTTTTTGGTATTATTCTTGGACTTGTTGCAGGCTACTTTGGAAAATGGGTTGACTCCACTATCATGCGAATCATGGATATCCTGCTTGCATTCCCTGGGATATTACTAGCATTGGCAATTATTAGCGCATTGGGACCTGGCTTACTAAATGTAACCATCGCTGTTGGAGCTTACTCTATTCCATTATTTGCCCGAATCGTTCGCGGTTCTACTTTAGAAGTGAAACGGCTGGAATACATTGACGCAATCCGTTCCCTCGGAGCAAATGATCTAACCATTATTTTCAAACATATATTACCGAATATTCTTTCACCAATCATTGTACAAGGAACGTTAAGACTTGCGACCGTTATTCTATCAGCAGCCGGTTTATCATTCCTTGGACTTGGTGCCCAGCCCCCTTCACCAGAATGGGGAACGATGTTAAGCAGCGGAAGGGATTTCTTATTCTCTGCTCCATATATTGCGATATTCCCAGGCTTGGCGATTTCAATTCTTGTTTTAGGTTTTAATATTTTTGGTGATGGATTACGCGATGCGTTTGATCCAAGAATGAAGAAATAG
- a CDS encoding glutathione ABC transporter substrate-binding protein codes for MERKRRTLRNGLLLVLIGLMLVIAQACSTKSNSSNEEASKKEGTKQGGTLTVVRLSDATKLDPHFITDIPSANIIYQKVYQGLVVPDKDFKIQPLLAKEWTVVNDTTWEFKLRDDVTFHDGTPFNAEAVKATFDRLLDPNTGSPQREKFAMITEVKVVDEYTVQLVLAYPYAPLLSILASNEGSIISPKALAENPEKLAEHPVGTGPFVFGEWKSGQEISLKKNENYWGKKPNIDGVVFKVVPEDATRLAMIETGEAHINDQVPVSEIERIEASDKMGLYRTDGLAVEFLGFNTKKKPFDDIRVRKAISHAIEREAIIKGVYNNVGTLANVAMSPKVFGYSDKVKPYDYDLNEAKQLLKDAGYENGLEITLLTSDRKERINMAEVIQSQLKGIGVKVDIQVMEYGAFIEMINKGEHELVINGWGNATGDGDYNQYNLFHSASQGPAGNHFYYSNPDVDQLIEAARKETDEAKRLKLYEDVMQLEIDDAVYIPIRNYEHMAAHNKNVSGFWLNAANYLMIDDVVIK; via the coding sequence ATGGAGAGAAAAAGACGCACCCTAAGAAACGGGCTACTTTTAGTATTAATTGGTTTGATGTTAGTAATTGCTCAAGCCTGTTCAACAAAATCGAATTCTTCTAATGAAGAGGCAAGCAAAAAAGAGGGAACGAAACAGGGTGGTACCTTAACTGTTGTTCGGCTTTCAGATGCGACAAAATTAGATCCACATTTCATTACAGATATTCCGTCAGCAAATATTATTTATCAAAAGGTCTATCAGGGACTGGTTGTACCTGATAAGGATTTTAAAATTCAACCGCTGTTAGCGAAAGAATGGACAGTAGTAAATGATACAACGTGGGAATTTAAATTAAGAGACGATGTCACTTTTCATGATGGAACACCATTCAACGCTGAAGCAGTAAAAGCAACCTTTGACCGTTTATTAGATCCAAATACGGGATCGCCGCAGCGTGAGAAATTTGCAATGATTACAGAAGTTAAAGTAGTAGATGAATATACCGTCCAATTAGTGCTTGCTTATCCATATGCACCACTTTTATCCATTTTGGCAAGTAATGAAGGAAGCATCATTAGCCCAAAAGCATTAGCGGAGAACCCTGAAAAATTGGCTGAGCATCCAGTTGGTACCGGTCCATTTGTGTTTGGCGAATGGAAGAGCGGTCAAGAAATTTCATTAAAGAAAAATGAAAACTATTGGGGCAAGAAGCCCAACATTGATGGGGTAGTTTTCAAAGTTGTACCGGAAGATGCAACACGTCTTGCAATGATCGAAACAGGTGAAGCTCACATCAACGACCAAGTTCCTGTTTCAGAAATTGAACGAATTGAGGCTTCTGATAAGATGGGGCTTTATCGTACAGATGGACTTGCTGTAGAATTCCTCGGATTTAATACAAAGAAAAAACCATTTGATGATATTAGAGTTCGTAAAGCAATCAGTCATGCGATTGAGAGAGAAGCCATCATTAAAGGTGTATACAATAATGTTGGAACGTTAGCAAATGTAGCAATGAGTCCTAAAGTATTCGGATATAGTGACAAGGTCAAGCCTTACGACTATGATTTGAATGAAGCTAAGCAATTATTAAAAGATGCAGGTTATGAAAATGGACTGGAGATTACATTATTGACAAGCGATCGTAAAGAACGAATTAACATGGCAGAAGTTATTCAATCTCAGTTAAAAGGGATTGGCGTAAAAGTTGATATTCAAGTAATGGAATATGGTGCCTTTATCGAAATGATTAATAAAGGTGAGCATGAATTGGTTATCAACGGCTGGGGAAATGCGACAGGTGATGGGGATTATAACCAATATAACCTTTTCCATTCAGCATCTCAAGGACCTGCAGGGAACCATTTCTACTATAGTAATCCCGATGTAGACCAGCTAATCGAAGCAGCACGTAAGGAAACAGATGAAGCAAAACGTTTAAAGCTATATGAAGATGTTATGCAATTAGAAATTGACGATGCTGTTTATATTCCAATCCGTAACTACGAGCACATGGCTGCTCATAATAAAAACGTCAGTGGTTTTTGGTTAAATGCTGCAAATTACCTAATGATTGACGATGTCGTTATAAAGTAA
- a CDS encoding amidohydrolase family protein has protein sequence MTTFWLTNVKLEKGFKYDNHRISGTETEFCHLKIADGIITEISPVLPNTDEKQIDAKNQLLLPSLRDMHIHIDKTYYGGPWKACTPITKGIFTRLEEEKELLPKLLPTAQERAEKMIELYLKNGHTHIRTHCNVDPVIGLKNLEATVNALKKYEDVLTYEIVAFPQHGLLKSNSIQLIRDAMKNGATLVGGVDPATVDRNIEKSLYTIFEIAVENNKGVDIHLHDPNTLGAFTFERMAHYTKEAGLKGRATISHGIALGDLQAEALNEMAAILKDQEIDVTTTVPVNRATIPIPVLDKLGISVSVGHDSITDHWSPFGTGNTIQKLGTLAERFRLSDEYSLSTALKYGTGGVTPLNENGERVWPKVGDEATMMLVNASCSAEAVARRASVESLFFKGKKVESKVIESNTVQV, from the coding sequence ATGACTACGTTTTGGCTTACTAATGTCAAATTAGAAAAGGGCTTCAAATACGATAATCATCGTATTTCCGGTACCGAGACGGAATTTTGCCACTTGAAAATTGCAGATGGAATAATTACCGAAATCTCACCTGTATTACCGAATACTGATGAGAAGCAAATCGATGCAAAAAATCAACTTCTTCTCCCTTCTTTAAGAGATATGCATATTCATATCGATAAAACGTACTATGGAGGACCTTGGAAGGCTTGTACCCCAATCACTAAAGGGATTTTTACTAGATTAGAAGAGGAAAAAGAACTGCTGCCAAAGCTGCTGCCTACTGCCCAAGAACGTGCTGAGAAAATGATTGAATTGTATTTGAAAAACGGTCATACGCATATTCGTACCCATTGTAATGTGGATCCCGTGATAGGTCTTAAAAATCTAGAGGCAACGGTGAATGCCTTGAAAAAATACGAGGATGTTCTTACCTATGAAATTGTCGCCTTCCCACAGCATGGATTGTTAAAAAGTAATTCTATCCAATTGATTCGGGATGCGATGAAAAATGGAGCAACATTAGTTGGGGGCGTCGATCCTGCGACTGTTGATCGAAATATTGAAAAGTCTTTATATACGATATTTGAAATTGCAGTGGAAAACAATAAGGGCGTAGATATCCATTTACATGACCCTAACACATTAGGGGCATTTACGTTTGAAAGAATGGCCCATTATACGAAAGAAGCGGGTCTTAAAGGCAGAGCTACGATCAGCCATGGAATTGCATTAGGTGATCTTCAAGCTGAAGCACTCAATGAAATGGCTGCTATTTTAAAAGATCAAGAGATAGATGTAACAACTACTGTACCCGTTAACAGAGCTACTATACCGATCCCGGTACTAGATAAGTTAGGAATCTCTGTATCCGTCGGTCATGATAGTATTACCGATCACTGGTCGCCATTTGGCACAGGTAATACCATTCAGAAGCTGGGAACTCTTGCAGAGCGGTTCCGATTGTCTGATGAATATTCCCTATCAACAGCCTTAAAATATGGTACTGGCGGCGTTACCCCGCTTAATGAAAATGGCGAGCGCGTTTGGCCCAAGGTGGGCGATGAAGCAACAATGATGCTGGTGAATGCATCCTGTTCTGCGGAAGCAGTGGCAAGGAGAGCCTCAGTAGAATCATTGTTTTTCAAAGGGAAAAAGGTTGAAAGTAAGGTAATAGAATCAAACACGGTTCAAGTTTAA
- a CDS encoding amidohydrolase, which translates to MTTPYWLTNVRLETGYIQDEKGVYETNTELFHLKFEDGKIVEKKSNTYVIPQGEKTIDGKGYLAVPPFKEMHNHLDKTYLSLDWKAPIPAKNLEDRLRLEAMELAELAPTTNQRASAMIELLLSHGSTHIRTHVNIDPYIGLKNLEGIKSALEDYSDKLTYEIVAFPQHGLLREDVIPLMKEAMRSGAQLVGGLDPAGIDRNIEKSLFEVMNLATEFDADIDIHLHDNGHVGYYTVDKFAEMVEEAKWHNRAAVSHAFCLGEVPIQQQEEMADKLSNLGMSIMSTIPITRTLPPIELLDRKGINVYLGCDGFYDSWGPYGTGDILEKVTHFGELYRKSDELSLAQSLKWATGGLTPLTKDGEIAWPLIGDEASLVLVNASCSAEAVARTPKREAVVFKGKVVFGHI; encoded by the coding sequence ATGACCACTCCCTATTGGTTAACAAATGTACGATTAGAAACAGGATATATACAGGATGAAAAAGGGGTTTATGAAACGAATACTGAGCTTTTTCATTTGAAATTTGAGGATGGTAAAATTGTAGAGAAGAAGAGTAATACCTATGTCATTCCACAAGGTGAAAAAACGATTGATGGAAAAGGATATTTGGCTGTTCCTCCATTCAAAGAAATGCATAATCATTTAGACAAAACCTATCTCTCTCTAGATTGGAAGGCACCGATCCCAGCAAAAAATTTAGAAGACCGTTTACGTTTAGAAGCGATGGAGCTTGCTGAATTAGCTCCGACAACGAATCAGCGGGCAAGTGCGATGATTGAATTGCTGCTTTCTCATGGCTCCACACATATCCGCACACATGTAAATATTGATCCGTATATCGGATTGAAAAATCTAGAGGGGATTAAATCGGCGCTTGAGGATTACTCTGATAAGCTAACCTATGAGATAGTAGCATTCCCGCAGCACGGCCTATTGAGAGAAGATGTAATTCCACTAATGAAGGAAGCAATGAGATCGGGAGCTCAACTTGTGGGTGGGCTGGACCCGGCAGGAATTGACCGCAATATTGAAAAGTCACTCTTTGAAGTGATGAATCTAGCGACAGAATTTGATGCCGATATTGATATTCATTTACATGACAACGGACATGTCGGGTATTACACGGTTGATAAATTTGCAGAAATGGTGGAAGAAGCAAAATGGCATAATCGTGCTGCCGTCAGCCATGCCTTCTGCCTAGGTGAAGTACCAATCCAACAACAGGAAGAAATGGCTGATAAGCTGAGTAATCTCGGAATGTCAATCATGTCGACAATACCAATCACCAGGACACTTCCGCCCATCGAATTGCTGGATCGAAAAGGAATAAACGTCTATTTAGGCTGTGACGGTTTCTATGATTCCTGGGGTCCATACGGAACAGGAGATATTTTAGAAAAGGTTACTCACTTTGGGGAGTTATATCGAAAGAGTGATGAACTTTCCTTGGCACAATCGTTAAAATGGGCAACAGGAGGCCTAACCCCTTTAACAAAAGATGGTGAAATTGCCTGGCCGTTAATAGGTGATGAAGCGAGTCTTGTTTTGGTCAATGCATCTTGTTCGGCAGAAGCTGTTGCAAGAACGCCAAAGCGAGAGGCTGTTGTGTTTAAAGGAAAAGTGGTATTTGGACATATTTAG